Proteins encoded by one window of Nitrospirota bacterium:
- a CDS encoding DUF3147 domain-containing protein, with amino-acid sequence MKYLLYFLLGGTVTSTVTYLASTSRGFLAAFISTLPLASLSTFLLIYSSTGSEAVISYAKGLVVMLLPWMFYILSVIVLTPRITFLYSLVVGLFLFIIISYVMLSRYGLIT; translated from the coding sequence ATGAAGTATTTACTCTATTTTCTACTCGGCGGGACCGTGACGAGCACCGTCACCTATCTCGCCAGCACGTCGCGCGGGTTCCTGGCTGCCTTTATCAGCACCCTTCCCCTGGCATCGCTGAGCACCTTCCTGCTCATCTACTCCAGCACCGGCTCCGAAGCGGTGATCTCCTACGCGAAAGGGCTGGTCGTCATGCTGCTGCCGTGGATGTTCTACATCCTTTCGGTGATCGTGCTGACGCCGCGCATCACGTTCCTCTACTCGCTCGTCGTCGGGCTCTTTCTCTTCATCATCATTTCGTACGTCATGCTCTCCCGCTACGGCCTTATCACCTAG
- a CDS encoding adenylate/guanylate cyclase domain-containing protein has protein sequence MSATDKKLIALVVIALLSSAVSLLIYLSGILDPLEFKAYDLFSRHLSPERASDAVVIVEIDGRSIDMLAVDGVRWPWPRQLFAPLIDYLSEADAVFVAMPFNEPSLYGPQDDLLFAEACKRTLNVYLPVSLQRQVLRPSDEEFIRNIALRVPPMGAGPFSSALTPADPLKDAVVGAGNGTGIPDKDGIYRRSPLLFRLNDYVVPHFVLSYLIRKGQVSVDRSGIAVKGARLPLDEGALLLRHYRGSWPFTALPAVEVLRASLDHAAGKSPALSKDRFKGKAVVIGVTAPGRYDVRPTPVSVQSPEVLFHATLLDALLSGRGMRPAGAAPVVILLALVSLSAALSLKGRYAPLKVGGIGSMLFVLIAALSALLFSQGIYLHITAPLAGIGASFLMAGIYGALTDGRERLFVKKIFSQHMNEELAAYIVQNPSLVKPGGRRRQVVVMLADSIGFPAIAEKIPPERAALVLHRARSAVTEVIIRNSGVVDKYVGDSIRAFWGAPLYTARDETNACRAALQAAAALGEVSRALEGEGLPRLSLRTGLHSGEALVGNLGSDRLFDYTIVGDTVEITARLESINRVFGTAAIVSEETLRKTGDIFVARELGLIEVKGRPMPLKIFELVAERTALQPGQLEVVADFHQALVFYRERRWYAAARMFQLILDKHPQDGPSRFYKRRCEYLIENPRIRENWDIVTAAEQ, from the coding sequence GTGTCCGCAACGGACAAAAAGCTCATCGCGCTTGTCGTGATCGCTCTTTTGTCTTCGGCCGTGTCACTTCTCATCTATCTTTCAGGCATCCTCGATCCGCTCGAATTCAAGGCCTACGACCTCTTTTCCCGCCATCTTAGTCCTGAACGCGCCTCCGATGCCGTCGTCATTGTCGAGATCGACGGGAGGAGCATCGATATGCTGGCCGTGGACGGGGTGCGCTGGCCCTGGCCCCGGCAGCTCTTTGCCCCCCTTATCGATTACCTGTCCGAAGCCGATGCGGTATTCGTGGCGATGCCCTTCAACGAGCCGTCGCTCTACGGTCCGCAGGACGATCTGCTTTTTGCCGAGGCATGCAAACGGACGCTCAACGTCTATCTTCCTGTCTCGCTCCAGCGGCAGGTGCTCAGGCCGTCTGATGAGGAGTTCATCAGGAATATCGCCCTCAGGGTCCCCCCGATGGGCGCGGGACCGTTCAGCTCCGCGTTGACGCCTGCCGATCCGCTCAAGGATGCGGTGGTGGGCGCGGGCAACGGGACGGGCATTCCCGACAAGGACGGCATCTACCGCAGGTCGCCGCTCTTGTTCAGGCTCAATGACTATGTGGTCCCGCACTTCGTGCTGAGCTATCTCATACGGAAGGGGCAGGTGTCTGTTGATCGCAGCGGGATAGCAGTGAAAGGCGCGCGCCTCCCCCTCGATGAAGGAGCGCTGCTGCTGCGCCACTACCGGGGGAGCTGGCCCTTTACGGCGCTTCCCGCTGTCGAGGTGCTCCGGGCCTCCCTCGATCATGCTGCGGGAAAGTCTCCCGCGCTCTCGAAGGACCGCTTCAAAGGGAAGGCTGTCGTTATCGGTGTGACGGCCCCGGGCAGGTATGATGTCCGTCCGACACCGGTCTCCGTGCAGTCGCCCGAGGTGCTCTTCCACGCCACGCTCCTGGATGCGCTGCTTTCGGGCAGAGGCATGCGGCCTGCGGGAGCTGCTCCTGTCGTTATCCTGCTGGCCCTGGTATCTCTCTCCGCAGCACTGTCACTGAAGGGGCGCTACGCGCCGCTCAAGGTGGGAGGCATCGGCAGTATGCTTTTTGTCCTCATCGCCGCTCTCTCGGCGCTGCTCTTCAGCCAGGGGATATACCTCCACATCACTGCCCCGCTCGCCGGTATCGGCGCGAGCTTTTTGATGGCCGGGATCTATGGCGCCCTGACCGACGGAAGGGAGCGGCTCTTCGTCAAAAAGATCTTTTCCCAGCACATGAATGAGGAGCTCGCTGCCTATATCGTGCAGAATCCCTCCCTCGTAAAGCCCGGCGGAAGAAGACGGCAGGTCGTCGTCATGCTGGCGGATAGTATCGGGTTCCCCGCCATCGCCGAAAAGATACCTCCCGAGCGCGCAGCGCTCGTCCTGCACCGGGCGAGGAGCGCCGTTACCGAGGTGATCATACGGAACAGCGGGGTCGTCGACAAGTATGTAGGAGACAGCATCAGGGCGTTCTGGGGCGCGCCGCTCTACACTGCCCGGGACGAGACGAACGCCTGCCGTGCAGCGCTCCAGGCTGCGGCAGCGCTCGGAGAGGTGAGCCGGGCGCTCGAAGGCGAGGGCCTGCCCCGGCTTTCGCTGCGGACCGGTCTCCACTCCGGCGAGGCGCTCGTCGGGAATCTCGGGAGCGACCGGCTTTTCGATTATACGATCGTCGGCGATACGGTCGAGATTACGGCGCGCCTCGAATCGATCAACCGCGTTTTCGGGACCGCCGCCATTGTGAGCGAAGAGACGCTGCGCAAGACGGGGGATATCTTTGTCGCCCGTGAGCTGGGGCTCATCGAGGTGAAGGGGAGGCCGATGCCGCTGAAGATATTCGAGCTCGTTGCCGAGCGGACTGCCCTGCAGCCCGGGCAACTCGAGGTGGTCGCCGATTTCCACCAGGCGCTGGTGTTTTACCGGGAGCGCAGGTGGTATGCCGCAGCGCGCATGTTCCAGCTGATCCTCGATAAGCACCCCCAGGACGGCCCCTCGCGCTTCTACAAACGGCGCTGCGAGTATCTCATCGAAAATCCCCGCATCAGGGAGAATTGGGACATCGTCACGGCCGCCGAACAGTAG
- a CDS encoding ParA family protein yields MGRIIAITNQKGGVGKTTTALNLSASLALANVNILVVDSDPQANLTGGLGIKREQAKAGLYEVYCGKITPEEAIVSTLIPNLHLLPTSMDLYASDLELLERREREMLLKRALQPIKERYKYILIDCPPSFGLLTLNALVAAESVIVPVQCEYFAVEGLSLLIKLLWRVRGSFNESLDLEGILLTMYNRHIALSRQVADEVRRVFKTKVYDTVIPRNIILAESPSHGKPAVLYSPNSTGAQGYIALAKEILNDDNLLF; encoded by the coding sequence GTGGGCAGAATAATCGCCATAACGAACCAGAAAGGCGGCGTCGGCAAGACCACGACCGCCCTCAACCTTTCAGCCTCCCTCGCCCTCGCCAACGTGAATATCCTCGTCGTCGACTCCGACCCCCAGGCGAACCTGACCGGTGGACTGGGCATCAAGCGGGAGCAGGCCAAAGCGGGCCTCTACGAGGTCTATTGCGGCAAGATCACTCCGGAAGAGGCGATCGTCAGCACCCTCATCCCGAACCTACACCTGCTGCCGACCTCCATGGACCTCTATGCCTCGGACCTCGAGCTCCTCGAGCGGCGCGAGCGCGAGATGCTGCTCAAGCGCGCGCTCCAGCCGATAAAGGAACGCTACAAATATATCCTGATCGACTGCCCTCCCTCCTTCGGCCTCCTCACCCTCAACGCCCTCGTCGCTGCCGAGTCGGTCATCGTCCCGGTGCAGTGCGAATATTTTGCAGTAGAGGGATTGAGCCTGCTCATAAAGCTCCTCTGGCGGGTCCGGGGCAGCTTCAACGAATCCCTCGACCTGGAAGGCATCCTCCTCACCATGTACAACCGCCACATCGCCCTCTCGCGCCAGGTGGCGGACGAGGTGCGGCGAGTCTTCAAGACGAAGGTCTACGATACGGTGATACCGAGGAACATCATCCTCGCCGAGTCGCCGAGCCACGGCAAGCCCGCGGTCCTCTACTCGCCGAACTCCACCGGCGCACAGGGGTATATCGCCCTCGCCAAAGAGATCCTCAACGACGACAACCTGCTGTTCTAA
- the nifA gene encoding nif-specific transcriptional activator NifA: protein MPNYDKTVEITALYEISKLLGSSLNLRANLRGVMRVLAEYLDMKRGTVALRHDNEVSIIAAHGMSEEEIKRGRYRLGEGIIGQVAKHGSPIVIPNIGEEPFFLNKTGARKMIRKENVAFLCVPIKFKNEVLGVLSVDRLFGSQRISFEEDLRLMKIIASLVGQSVKLHRELEKEREAFLEEKEQLTRQLRGRYKVDNIIGHSDRMQEVYEAVHKVAPSKANVLLRGESGTGKELVAKAVHYMSPRAKGPFIKFNCASIPEGLLESELFGHERGAFTGAMTMRKGRFELAGSGTIFLDEIGDLPLTLQPKILRVLQEKEFERVGGEKTIRVDVRLIAATSRNLEALVANGTFREDLYYRLNVVPIFLPALRERTEDIPLLVDFFLKKYNEDNRKSAALSPEVLTTLMGYEWPGNVRELENTIERLVVMAGGPTISPSDLPLNIRDQIIKARYATQLRDALPSTIEDIERTRILDALKRTGGVQAKAARILGLTPRQIGYKMKKYDIQGAVPDREAPLPE, encoded by the coding sequence ATGCCCAATTACGACAAGACCGTCGAGATCACCGCCCTCTACGAGATCAGCAAGCTCCTCGGCTCCTCCCTGAACCTGAGGGCCAACCTGCGGGGCGTCATGAGGGTGCTTGCCGAATACCTCGATATGAAGCGCGGCACCGTCGCGCTCCGTCACGACAACGAGGTATCGATCATCGCCGCCCACGGCATGTCCGAGGAAGAGATAAAGCGGGGCAGGTACAGGCTCGGCGAAGGCATCATCGGCCAGGTGGCGAAGCACGGCTCGCCCATCGTCATTCCCAATATCGGCGAAGAGCCCTTCTTCCTCAACAAGACCGGCGCGCGGAAGATGATCAGGAAAGAGAATGTCGCCTTCCTCTGCGTTCCCATAAAGTTCAAGAACGAAGTGCTCGGCGTGCTCAGCGTCGACCGGCTCTTCGGCTCGCAGCGGATATCTTTCGAAGAGGACCTGCGCCTGATGAAGATCATCGCCTCGCTCGTCGGGCAGTCGGTAAAGCTCCACCGGGAGCTCGAAAAGGAGCGGGAGGCCTTCCTCGAAGAGAAGGAACAGCTCACGCGGCAGCTGCGGGGGCGCTACAAGGTCGATAATATCATCGGCCACTCCGACCGGATGCAGGAGGTCTACGAAGCGGTCCATAAAGTAGCGCCTTCGAAGGCGAACGTGCTGCTGCGCGGCGAGAGCGGCACCGGCAAAGAGCTGGTGGCCAAGGCGGTCCACTATATGAGCCCCCGGGCGAAGGGGCCGTTCATCAAGTTCAACTGCGCCTCCATCCCCGAAGGCCTGCTCGAGAGCGAGCTCTTCGGCCACGAGCGGGGGGCCTTCACCGGCGCCATGACGATGAGAAAGGGCCGGTTCGAGCTGGCCGGCAGCGGCACCATTTTCCTCGACGAAATCGGGGACCTGCCGCTCACGCTCCAGCCCAAGATACTGCGCGTGCTCCAGGAGAAGGAGTTCGAACGGGTCGGCGGCGAGAAGACGATACGGGTGGATGTGCGGCTCATCGCCGCGACGAGCAGGAACCTCGAAGCGCTGGTGGCGAACGGCACGTTCAGAGAGGACCTCTACTACCGCCTGAACGTGGTGCCCATATTCCTCCCCGCGCTGCGGGAACGCACGGAGGACATCCCGCTGCTCGTCGATTTCTTCCTGAAAAAGTACAACGAGGACAACCGCAAATCCGCCGCCTTGAGCCCCGAGGTGCTTACCACCTTAATGGGCTACGAGTGGCCCGGCAACGTGCGGGAGCTCGAAAACACGATAGAGCGGCTCGTGGTGATGGCCGGGGGGCCGACGATCTCCCCGTCCGATCTGCCGCTGAATATCCGCGACCAGATCATCAAGGCGCGCTACGCGACCCAGCTCCGCGATGCCCTTCCCTCGACCATCGAGGATATCGAGAGGACACGCATCCTCGACGCTCTCAAGCGGACGGGAGGAGTGCAGGCGAAGGCAGCGCGCATCCTCGGGCTCACCCCCCGGCAGATAGGCTACAAGATGAAAAAATACGATATCCAGGGCGCGGTCCCCGACAGGGAGGCGCCGCTTCCCGAATAA
- a CDS encoding SemiSWEET transporter, with the protein MENNCYTIIGLFAAALTTASFIPQVVKTWRLKETKDLSLWMLLLFSAGVFLWLLYGVLIRDLPVVLANLVTFVLVLTLIVFKLRYR; encoded by the coding sequence ATGGAGAATAACTGCTACACGATCATAGGACTGTTCGCCGCCGCGCTGACCACGGCATCGTTCATCCCGCAGGTGGTCAAGACATGGAGGCTGAAGGAGACGAAGGACCTCTCGCTCTGGATGCTGCTCCTCTTCAGCGCCGGGGTGTTCCTGTGGCTGCTCTACGGCGTGCTGATCAGGGACCTGCCGGTGGTGCTCGCCAACCTGGTGACGTTCGTCCTCGTCCTGACGCTCATCGTCTTTAAGCTCAGATACCGATGA